A single genomic interval of Mucilaginibacter robiniae harbors:
- a CDS encoding ABC transporter ATP-binding protein, producing MIKISNLEKFYRTEEVETVALNKLNMEVKKGEFVAIMGPSGCGKSTLLNILGMLDDPDGGSYVFNDVEVAHFNERKRADLRKHNIGFVFQSFNLIDELTVFENVELPLIYTGVPSSERKTRVEEVLAKMQIMHRRNHYPQQLSGGQQQRVAIARAVVNKPKLILADEPTGNLDSSNGNEVMELLTDLNEQGTTIIMVTHSEHDARYSHRIIRLLDGQTVMENIMM from the coding sequence ATGATAAAAATATCCAACCTAGAAAAATTTTACCGTACTGAAGAAGTAGAAACGGTAGCCTTAAACAAGTTAAACATGGAAGTTAAAAAAGGTGAGTTTGTAGCCATTATGGGGCCATCAGGCTGCGGCAAATCCACCTTGTTGAATATACTAGGAATGTTGGATGACCCGGATGGTGGTAGCTACGTTTTCAATGATGTTGAAGTCGCTCATTTCAACGAACGTAAGCGTGCCGATTTGCGCAAGCATAACATAGGTTTTGTTTTCCAGAGTTTTAACCTGATTGATGAATTAACCGTTTTCGAAAACGTAGAGCTACCGCTGATTTATACAGGTGTGCCTTCATCTGAACGAAAAACGCGGGTAGAAGAAGTACTGGCTAAAATGCAGATTATGCACCGCAGAAACCATTACCCACAACAATTATCGGGCGGTCAGCAACAACGTGTAGCCATAGCGCGTGCCGTAGTAAACAAGCCCAAGCTAATTTTAGCCGATGAGCCTACTGGTAACCTGGATAGCAGTAACGGTAATGAAGTAATGGAACTGTTAACTGACTTAAATGAGCAGGGCACTACCATCATCATGGTCACTCACTCTGAGCATGATGCGCGATACAGTCACCGTATTATCCGGTTGTTGGATGGTCAAACCGTCATGGAAAATATCATGATGTAA
- a CDS encoding efflux RND transporter periplasmic adaptor subunit, whose protein sequence is MDRVIEQKKWNSKRLMTIGGVVTIVALVAGSIFFTSGKSKLNVEVERITINEVKRAPFQEFIPVNGIVMPITTIYLDAVEGGRVEKLFVEDGTDMKAGQPILKLSNTDLELSLANEETTVFNVLTQMQISHDNARQNTISKLNQTAEVESTLKEAERVYNLDKGLYEKKAIGLQEYQKAVNDYQYALRRRKLTAQIMSQDTVSTRQSDQQSKESYQHMKSTLELMRKKVGDLTVRAPVDGQLTSLDAEVGQNKTKGQRLGQIDVLSGYKVRVDIDEHYITRVFNGLMGDFMLGDKTYKLKIKKVFTQVTNGRFQVDMQFIGNMPKDIRRGQSLQIRLALSDETQALLVPKGGFYQQTGGNWIFKLSEDGKTAYRTDIQLGRQNPDYYEVMQGLKPGDRVVTSGYENYGDMQELVLKK, encoded by the coding sequence GTGGACAGAGTAATAGAACAAAAAAAGTGGAACAGTAAACGCCTCATGACTATTGGTGGTGTAGTTACAATAGTAGCACTGGTAGCTGGTAGTATCTTCTTTACCTCAGGCAAAAGTAAGCTGAACGTAGAGGTGGAGCGCATTACCATCAACGAAGTAAAGAGAGCGCCGTTTCAGGAATTTATACCGGTAAACGGCATTGTAATGCCTATTACGACTATTTATCTGGATGCTGTAGAAGGAGGCCGTGTAGAAAAGCTATTTGTAGAAGATGGTACCGACATGAAAGCCGGTCAACCAATACTAAAGCTTTCCAATACAGATTTGGAGTTGAGTTTGGCTAATGAAGAAACTACTGTATTTAATGTACTTACGCAGATGCAGATTTCGCATGATAATGCCCGCCAGAATACCATTAGTAAACTGAACCAAACTGCTGAAGTTGAAAGTACCCTAAAAGAAGCTGAACGGGTTTATAACCTGGATAAGGGCTTGTATGAGAAAAAAGCAATCGGCTTACAGGAATATCAAAAAGCTGTCAACGATTACCAATATGCACTACGCCGCAGAAAATTGACCGCACAGATAATGAGCCAGGATACTGTTTCTACCCGTCAATCCGATCAGCAGTCGAAAGAATCGTATCAGCACATGAAATCTACGCTTGAATTAATGCGCAAAAAGGTAGGCGACCTTACCGTACGTGCACCTGTAGACGGCCAATTGACCTCATTGGATGCTGAAGTGGGACAGAACAAAACTAAAGGGCAGCGTTTGGGGCAAATTGATGTACTATCAGGTTATAAGGTACGGGTTGATATTGATGAACATTATATTACCCGCGTATTTAATGGCTTAATGGGTGATTTTATGCTGGGTGATAAAACCTATAAATTAAAGATCAAAAAGGTATTCACTCAAGTAACTAACGGCCGCTTTCAGGTAGATATGCAGTTTATCGGTAACATGCCAAAAGATATACGCCGTGGCCAAAGCTTGCAAATACGCTTGGCTTTGAGCGACGAAACACAAGCCTTATTGGTACCCAAAGGTGGTTTTTATCAGCAAACTGGTGGTAACTGGATATTTAAATTAAGTGAAGATGGCAAAACCGCTTACCGTACTGATATACAGCTAGGCCGGCAAAATCCAGATTATTACGAGGTAATGCAAGGCTTAAAACCGGGTGATCGGGTAGTAACTTCGGGCTATGAGAACTACGGTGATATGCAGGAATTGGTACTGAAAAAGTAA
- a CDS encoding sigma-54-dependent transcriptional regulator: MLLKKATVLIVDDDPDVLTAVKLLLKTEVHEIITEKNPENINWLLTKNQVDLVLLDMNFNSAINTGNEGIYWLRKIKEWKPNVCVIMITAYGHIDLAVRSLKEGAADFLVKPWHNEKLIETIRDLLDKKEGPKANKSAVKSAAGGTAILGESEVMQDIFYKVNKIAPTDANILILGENGTGKDLMAKAIHERSMRANKPFIKVDVGALTDTLFESELFGHKKGAFTDAREDRMGRFEEAQGGTLFLDEIGNISLQQQAKLLTVLQNRQVTRLGTNKPVDVDIRLICATNVPLQELASENRFRKDLIYRINTVEITMPPLRRRNEDIVVLARHFAQLYAKKYGKPAPDFNATALQKLKVYPFPGNVRELQYTIERAVIMAEDATLQPDDLIFSSLENHVVATEPETDNVPLSQMEKNAILKVIDKHSGNITRAAKELGLTRTALYRRLNKYDI, encoded by the coding sequence ATGTTATTAAAGAAAGCCACTGTACTTATTGTAGATGATGACCCGGATGTACTTACTGCGGTAAAGCTTCTGCTGAAAACAGAAGTACACGAAATTATTACCGAGAAAAATCCGGAAAACATCAACTGGTTGTTAACCAAAAACCAGGTTGATTTGGTATTGCTGGACATGAACTTTAACAGTGCCATTAATACAGGCAATGAAGGTATTTATTGGTTGCGAAAAATAAAAGAGTGGAAGCCCAATGTGTGCGTAATCATGATTACGGCTTATGGTCATATTGATTTGGCTGTACGATCATTAAAAGAAGGTGCAGCCGACTTTTTGGTAAAACCCTGGCACAATGAAAAGCTGATTGAAACTATTCGCGACTTACTAGATAAAAAAGAAGGGCCTAAAGCGAATAAATCAGCGGTGAAAAGTGCAGCAGGTGGTACTGCTATCCTAGGCGAATCGGAAGTGATGCAGGATATATTTTATAAAGTAAATAAAATTGCACCTACTGATGCGAACATATTAATACTGGGTGAAAACGGGACCGGTAAAGATTTAATGGCGAAAGCTATTCATGAGCGTTCAATGCGGGCCAACAAGCCATTTATAAAGGTAGATGTAGGCGCATTAACTGACACGTTGTTTGAAAGTGAACTATTCGGCCACAAAAAAGGAGCATTTACTGATGCTCGCGAAGACCGGATGGGCCGTTTTGAAGAAGCTCAGGGTGGCACATTATTTCTAGATGAGATTGGCAATATATCACTACAGCAACAAGCCAAGCTGCTTACCGTTTTGCAGAACAGGCAGGTTACACGCTTAGGTACCAACAAGCCTGTTGATGTTGATATACGTTTAATTTGTGCTACTAATGTGCCATTACAGGAATTAGCCAGCGAAAACCGATTTCGGAAAGATTTAATATACCGCATCAATACCGTTGAAATTACAATGCCACCTTTGCGCAGGCGCAATGAGGACATTGTAGTGTTAGCACGGCATTTTGCCCAATTGTATGCCAAAAAGTATGGCAAACCAGCTCCTGATTTTAACGCTACTGCCTTGCAGAAGCTAAAAGTATATCCTTTTCCGGGCAACGTTCGCGAACTGCAATATACCATTGAACGTGCTGTAATTATGGCCGAAGATGCAACGCTTCAGCCGGACGATCTGATATTCTCCTCACTGGAAAACCATGTAGTGGCCACTGAACCCGAAACCGATAATGTGCCATTGAGCCAAATGGAAAAAAATGCCATACTAAAAGTGATTGATAAGCATAGTGGCAACATTACCCGTGCAGCGAAAGAATTGGGCTTAACCCGAACAGCCCTTTACCGCCGACTGAATAAGTATGACATTTAA
- a CDS encoding sensor histidine kinase gives MTFKTYDWRFYVNLILLFGAMIAAAWLLVSRQYLYLSIVVVIGLNLLVNILQHLKRVQQELDQFVEAVRFRDFSRHYAVKSAPVALQTLRRGFNELNTTYKTISRERETQYQYLQKVLELVGTGILSYEQDTGLVSWINDAFKNILNIPYLKNIHSLESRDPNLYHEINKLRPGDNKVLTIHPQLQTIKILITASLLRSDNKLYKLVAFQNISDAMDESESNAWQKLLNVMTHEIMNSVAPISSLADTLKNRLQKPEVMKGLITLELEDLELGVDTIKRRSEGLLKFTESYRNINKITQLDLTKVPVYELFENLNTLMLPTLEKKNIELDIILRDLSLTIEIDLNLLEQVLINLLVNAIEAVKDQPEPLITLSAEIQGSKTLLKVSDNGTGMPPEIQEKIFIPFFSTRKTGSGIGLSLCKQIMLLHKGNIQVHSAPERGTVFTLTFS, from the coding sequence ATGACATTTAAAACTTACGACTGGCGGTTTTACGTAAACCTTATTTTGCTTTTTGGTGCCATGATTGCAGCCGCTTGGTTGCTGGTTAGCCGACAATATTTGTATCTCAGTATTGTTGTGGTAATTGGGTTAAACCTACTGGTGAACATTCTGCAACATCTGAAACGAGTACAGCAGGAGCTAGATCAGTTTGTAGAGGCCGTACGTTTTCGGGATTTCTCGAGGCACTATGCGGTAAAAAGCGCCCCGGTTGCATTGCAAACTTTAAGACGGGGTTTTAATGAATTAAATACTACTTACAAAACCATCAGCCGTGAACGCGAAACACAATACCAGTACTTACAAAAAGTTCTAGAACTGGTAGGAACTGGCATCCTATCTTATGAACAGGATACTGGGCTGGTTAGTTGGATTAATGATGCTTTTAAAAATATTTTGAACATTCCTTACCTCAAAAACATTCATTCACTAGAAAGCCGCGACCCCAATTTATACCATGAAATTAATAAATTAAGACCAGGCGATAACAAAGTTTTAACCATACATCCGCAATTACAAACTATAAAAATATTGATTACGGCTAGTTTGCTTCGCAGTGATAATAAACTTTATAAACTGGTTGCTTTTCAAAATATAAGCGATGCGATGGATGAATCTGAATCTAACGCCTGGCAAAAGCTTTTGAATGTAATGACGCATGAGATCATGAACTCAGTAGCTCCTATTTCCTCGCTGGCAGACACCTTAAAGAACCGCCTGCAAAAGCCAGAAGTTATGAAAGGATTGATTACCCTGGAATTGGAAGACTTGGAATTAGGAGTTGACACCATTAAACGCCGTAGTGAAGGATTGCTAAAGTTTACTGAAAGCTACCGTAACATTAATAAAATCACTCAACTTGATTTAACCAAGGTGCCCGTGTATGAGCTGTTCGAGAACCTGAATACACTGATGTTGCCTACATTGGAAAAGAAAAATATCGAACTCGACATTATTCTGCGCGATTTAAGTTTAACCATCGAAATAGATTTAAACCTGCTGGAACAAGTATTAATTAACCTGCTGGTAAATGCTATTGAAGCGGTGAAAGATCAACCTGAGCCTTTAATTACTCTTTCAGCCGAAATACAGGGTAGTAAAACGTTACTTAAAGTTAGTGATAATGGTACTGGCATGCCTCCCGAAATACAGGAAAAAATATTCATCCCGTTTTTTAGCACCCGCAAAACAGGCAGTGGTATAGGCCTAAGTTTATGTAAACAAATTATGCTACTCCACAAAGGCAACATACAGGTACACTCTGCTCCAGAACGCGGAACTGTATTTACTTTAACGTTCAGCTAA
- the htpG gene encoding molecular chaperone HtpG gives MQEKGTISIHTENIFPIIKKFLYSDNEIFLRELVSNAVDATQKIKRLSSLGQYNGDLGQLQVEVSFDENAKTITISDNGLGMTADEIKKYINQIAFSGATEFMEKFKEAKDANEIIGRFGLGFYSAFMVADQVEIQTLSYQEGAEPARWICDGSTEFEITEGNRTTRGTDVILHVNKESEEFVSQHKLQEILDKYAKFLPVPIKFGTKTEQEPDGEDEEGKPKYQSIEVDNFINDTHPIWTKSPSELKDEDYLNFYKELYPFSEDPLFWIHLNVDYPFNLTGVLYFPKVKNDFDFQKNKIKLFSRQVFITDEVKDIVPEFLMLLHGVIDSPDIPLNVSRSFLQADSNVKKINTYITKKVADKLSELFKADRKAYEEKWPDIGLFVKYGFISDDKFYEKAKDFTLLTNTAKETFTLNEYKEKVEGSQTDKDGQLVYIYTNEPAKQDAFIQSANKKGYDVLLMNSPIDNHFISHLEQKLEKTSLKRVDADVADKLIKKDEAPETVLTEEQSTQVKSIFEKAITKPGFKVELESLNPEELPVTVTMDEFMRRMKDMAAMGGGMGFYGSLPDNYKVVVNGNHKLISRLIQTDNEAKQTQLAKQAFDLALLSQGLLTGAELTEFVNRSVNLI, from the coding sequence ATGCAAGAAAAAGGAACAATTTCGATTCACACCGAGAACATTTTTCCGATTATCAAGAAGTTCCTGTATTCAGACAACGAGATCTTTTTGCGTGAGTTAGTATCAAATGCTGTTGATGCAACGCAAAAAATTAAACGTTTGTCATCATTAGGCCAGTACAACGGCGATTTAGGTCAGCTTCAGGTTGAGGTATCTTTCGACGAAAATGCAAAAACCATCACTATTTCTGATAATGGTTTAGGTATGACCGCCGATGAAATCAAAAAGTACATTAACCAGATTGCTTTTTCGGGCGCTACTGAGTTCATGGAGAAGTTTAAAGAAGCTAAAGATGCCAACGAAATTATTGGTCGTTTTGGTTTAGGCTTCTATTCAGCTTTCATGGTGGCTGATCAGGTTGAAATTCAAACTTTATCTTACCAGGAAGGTGCTGAACCAGCTCGCTGGATTTGCGATGGTAGCACTGAATTTGAAATTACCGAAGGTAACCGCACCACACGTGGTACAGATGTTATTCTGCACGTAAACAAAGAATCAGAAGAGTTTGTAAGCCAACACAAGCTGCAAGAAATTCTGGATAAATACGCTAAGTTTTTACCTGTGCCTATTAAGTTTGGTACTAAAACTGAACAAGAGCCCGATGGTGAGGATGAAGAAGGCAAACCTAAATACCAGTCTATTGAGGTTGATAATTTCATTAACGATACCCACCCGATCTGGACTAAATCGCCATCTGAATTAAAGGATGAGGATTATTTGAATTTTTACAAAGAGTTGTACCCGTTCTCGGAAGATCCATTATTCTGGATTCACTTGAATGTGGATTATCCTTTCAATTTGACTGGTGTATTATACTTCCCGAAAGTGAAGAACGACTTTGATTTCCAAAAAAATAAAATCAAGTTGTTCTCTCGTCAAGTATTTATCACCGATGAAGTAAAAGACATTGTACCTGAGTTTTTGATGCTGCTTCACGGTGTGATCGACTCACCGGATATTCCGTTGAACGTATCACGTAGCTTTTTACAAGCCGACAGCAATGTTAAAAAGATTAATACTTACATTACCAAGAAAGTAGCTGATAAGTTAAGTGAGCTGTTCAAAGCTGATCGTAAAGCTTATGAAGAGAAATGGCCAGACATTGGCTTGTTTGTCAAATATGGTTTTATCAGTGATGATAAATTCTACGAAAAGGCTAAAGATTTTACACTGCTAACCAACACAGCTAAAGAAACCTTTACCCTGAACGAGTACAAAGAAAAGGTTGAGGGTTCACAAACTGACAAAGACGGACAATTAGTATATATATACACTAACGAGCCAGCTAAACAGGATGCATTCATTCAATCGGCTAATAAAAAAGGCTATGATGTGTTGTTGATGAACTCTCCTATTGATAATCACTTTATCAGCCACCTGGAGCAAAAACTGGAAAAAACCTCTCTTAAACGTGTAGATGCTGATGTAGCTGATAAGCTGATTAAAAAAGATGAAGCGCCTGAAACAGTTTTAACTGAAGAACAAAGCACGCAGGTAAAATCCATTTTTGAAAAAGCTATTACTAAACCGGGCTTTAAGGTTGAACTAGAAAGCCTGAACCCAGAAGAACTACCGGTAACAGTTACTATGGATGAATTTATGCGCCGCATGAAAGACATGGCTGCTATGGGTGGCGGTATGGGCTTTTACGGTAGTTTACCTGACAACTATAAAGTAGTAGTAAATGGCAATCACAAATTGATTAGCCGCCTTATTCAAACTGATAACGAAGCAAAACAAACCCAATTGGCTAAACAAGCCTTTGACTTAGCTTTATTATCACAAGGATTGTTAACCGGTGCTGAACTAACTGAATTTGTTAATCGCAGTGTGAACTTGATCTAA
- a CDS encoding DUF4251 domain-containing protein, translated as MKNLGYIFLLLMLLTSSITYAQQPDSKEAKKAAKVADIKNLLDQRNFVFKAQYANPLGGGTTALNGKLINITPGGTGHIYLNYDYDVKIRPDSVISFLPYYGTITFDPPYSPTDDGIKFTSTKFGYKVKQSKKGRTIITITPQDAKYIQKLILDVSPEGYANLNINITNRYSISYDGYIAAPNKDHGDKNPQSASTGTNKEGN; from the coding sequence ATGAAAAATTTAGGCTATATATTTTTACTGCTTATGCTATTAACAAGCAGTATAACATACGCACAACAGCCAGATAGCAAAGAAGCTAAAAAGGCGGCAAAAGTTGCGGATATTAAAAATCTTCTTGACCAAAGAAACTTTGTTTTTAAAGCTCAGTACGCAAATCCATTAGGTGGCGGCACTACAGCTTTAAATGGAAAACTAATTAATATCACGCCCGGAGGTACAGGTCATATTTACTTGAACTATGATTATGATGTTAAAATCCGGCCTGATTCTGTCATTTCATTTCTGCCCTACTATGGTACCATCACCTTTGATCCGCCTTATAGCCCTACCGATGATGGCATTAAGTTTACTTCTACTAAGTTTGGGTATAAAGTAAAACAAAGCAAAAAAGGGCGCACTATAATTACTATAACGCCGCAGGATGCCAAATATATCCAAAAGCTAATATTAGATGTATCTCCTGAAGGATATGCTAATTTAAATATTAACATCACTAACCGTTATAGTATATCTTATGATGGTTATATTGCTGCACCAAATAAAGATCACGGTGATAAGAATCCCCAATCCGCCTCAACCGGAACAAATAAAGAAGGGAATTAA
- a CDS encoding FdhF/YdeP family oxidoreductase, translated as MSERTELPSAENPEGLLDLKVTEPYKWAAGMTAVGAAMADIFEETGGPRGVGALFKMNQKQGFDCSSCAWPDPDDDRSPVAEYCENGAKALAEEATLKKIGGEFFAKNSVADLAHQTDMEIGKHGRIAEPMYLPKGGTYYQPISWDGAFTKIAEHLNGLDSPNEAAFYTSGRTSNEASFLYQLFVREYGTNNMPDCSNLCHESTSVALAEAIGMGKGTVTLNDFYETDVIIIMGQNPGTNHPRMLTALEKAKKSGSKIIAINPLKEAGLIAFKNPQTTKGVLGMSTKLADLYLQVKINGDMALLKAIEKLLYDYEKETLLEIFDSTFIENKTVFYDQFIEDLEKYDVNELAEAAGVPLGQIQEAADMLKHKSRIIVCWAMGITQHKNGVAQIKEIVNLVLLKGALGKPGAGLCPVRGHSNVQGNRTMMIYDKPYEKQLDKLKEVFGFEPPREHGYDAVDTIKAMHQRKVKVFFAMGGNFLSATSDTMYTAEAMRKLKLSVHVSTKLNRSHLVHGEEALILPTLARSDKDVINGEMQIVSCENSMGVVQQSKGVLQPVSDHLMSESLIVCNLAKKVLADRTVVNWDLYASHYDHVRDVIEKVIPGFEEYNKKVRIPGGFYLPNAPRHGDFETDETPGKVQFTVSKLPEHPMAADEYMMTSIRSHDQFNTTIYGLEDRYRGIHNERRVIFMNHKDIEKAGFKTGDKVDLYNNYGGIERSARLFVIVAYDIPERCTATYYPETNVLVPIDSVAEKSNTPTTKLIMIKLRPHQA; from the coding sequence ATGAGCGAGAGAACAGAATTGCCTAGTGCAGAAAATCCGGAAGGATTATTGGACTTGAAGGTTACCGAACCTTATAAATGGGCTGCGGGCATGACCGCAGTTGGTGCGGCTATGGCCGATATATTTGAAGAAACCGGTGGCCCCAGAGGCGTTGGGGCTTTATTTAAAATGAACCAAAAGCAAGGTTTTGATTGCTCAAGCTGCGCCTGGCCCGATCCGGATGATGATCGCTCTCCGGTAGCTGAATATTGCGAGAATGGAGCCAAAGCTTTAGCTGAAGAAGCTACACTGAAAAAGATAGGTGGTGAGTTTTTTGCTAAAAACTCAGTGGCTGATCTGGCTCATCAAACTGATATGGAAATAGGCAAGCATGGTCGCATTGCTGAGCCGATGTACCTGCCGAAAGGCGGCACTTATTATCAGCCTATAAGTTGGGATGGTGCTTTCACTAAAATTGCCGAGCATCTGAATGGCTTGGATTCGCCGAATGAGGCAGCTTTTTATACTTCGGGCCGAACAAGTAATGAAGCTTCTTTTTTGTACCAGTTGTTTGTACGCGAATACGGTACTAATAATATGCCTGATTGCTCGAACCTATGCCATGAATCAACCAGTGTGGCTTTGGCAGAAGCTATAGGTATGGGTAAAGGTACGGTTACCTTGAATGATTTCTACGAAACAGACGTCATCATCATTATGGGACAAAACCCGGGTACCAACCACCCGCGTATGCTTACAGCACTTGAAAAAGCCAAAAAAAGTGGTAGTAAGATTATAGCCATTAATCCGTTGAAAGAAGCTGGATTAATTGCTTTCAAAAACCCGCAAACCACCAAAGGGGTGCTGGGCATGAGTACCAAGCTAGCCGATTTGTATTTGCAGGTGAAAATTAATGGTGATATGGCTTTACTAAAAGCTATTGAAAAGCTGTTGTATGATTACGAAAAAGAAACGCTGTTAGAAATATTTGACAGCACCTTTATTGAAAATAAAACAGTTTTTTACGACCAGTTTATTGAAGACCTGGAAAAATATGATGTAAACGAGCTGGCTGAGGCTGCAGGTGTGCCACTTGGGCAAATACAAGAAGCTGCCGATATGCTAAAGCATAAAAGCCGCATTATTGTATGTTGGGCTATGGGCATTACGCAGCATAAAAATGGCGTTGCTCAAATTAAGGAAATTGTAAATCTGGTACTGCTAAAAGGTGCTCTGGGTAAGCCAGGTGCTGGTTTATGCCCGGTACGGGGCCATAGCAACGTACAAGGTAACCGTACCATGATGATTTATGATAAACCTTATGAAAAACAACTGGATAAGCTTAAAGAAGTGTTTGGCTTTGAACCACCACGGGAACATGGCTATGATGCTGTAGATACGATTAAGGCGATGCACCAGCGTAAGGTAAAGGTGTTTTTTGCCATGGGCGGTAATTTTCTTTCAGCCACATCAGATACCATGTACACAGCCGAAGCTATGCGTAAACTAAAGCTATCGGTACATGTATCTACTAAGCTGAACCGCAGCCATTTAGTGCATGGTGAAGAAGCCTTAATATTACCGACTTTAGCGCGAAGTGATAAAGATGTGATAAACGGCGAGATGCAAATTGTAAGTTGTGAAAACTCGATGGGAGTAGTACAACAATCTAAAGGTGTGTTGCAACCTGTTTCTGATCATTTAATGAGCGAATCACTGATCGTATGTAACTTGGCTAAAAAAGTATTGGCCGACCGTACAGTGGTGAACTGGGATTTGTATGCTTCGCATTACGATCATGTTCGTGATGTGATTGAAAAAGTGATACCTGGTTTTGAAGAATACAATAAAAAAGTGCGCATACCAGGCGGCTTTTACTTACCAAATGCTCCGCGACATGGTGATTTTGAAACTGATGAAACGCCTGGTAAAGTGCAATTCACCGTATCTAAACTACCAGAACACCCCATGGCAGCAGATGAGTACATGATGACCAGTATACGCAGTCACGATCAGTTTAATACAACTATTTATGGATTGGAAGATCGCTATAGGGGCATACACAACGAACGTCGGGTAATATTCATGAATCATAAGGATATTGAGAAAGCTGGCTTTAAAACGGGTGATAAGGTAGATTTATACAATAACTATGGCGGTATTGAACGTTCGGCTCGTTTGTTTGTTATTGTAGCTTATGATATACCTGAACGATGCACTGCTACATACTACCCGGAAACTAACGTGCTGGTGCCAATTGATAGTGTAGCCGAAAAAAGCAATACACCAACAACTAAACTAATAATGATTAAGTTAAGACCACATCAGGCATAA
- a CDS encoding DUF7009 family protein → MKIRIRSNSLRFRLTRSEVEQFAREGMYKEKTPIGEEALTYVLQRSMEPEMKATLHNNIITLSVPEQLADDWTSTDRVGFDCSEGPLYLLVEKDFTCLENVAEDQSDNYPNPLANKQ, encoded by the coding sequence ATGAAAATTCGTATCCGATCCAACTCTTTGCGCTTCCGTTTAACCCGATCAGAGGTTGAGCAATTTGCTCGCGAAGGTATGTATAAAGAAAAGACACCAATAGGTGAGGAAGCTTTAACCTATGTGCTGCAACGTTCAATGGAGCCTGAAATGAAAGCTACTTTGCATAATAACATTATTACCCTTTCAGTACCTGAACAATTAGCTGATGACTGGACCAGTACAGATCGTGTTGGTTTCGATTGTAGCGAAGGGCCATTATACTTGTTGGTTGAAAAAGATTTTACCTGTTTAGAAAACGTAGCTGAAGACCAAAGCGATAACTATCCTAACCCGTTAGCCAATAAACAATGA
- the fdhD gene encoding formate dehydrogenase accessory sulfurtransferase FdhD, with amino-acid sequence MVIDASAIVPVVKIQEGLVEATAEDAVAAEEPLEIRLLFGPENNRQIQNVAVTMRTPGHDADLATGFLFTEGIIKAHSDVAEAGHSFIACAENRENTIQVNLQSHIIPNLRNADRNFYTTSSCGVCGKSSINAIRTVSAYDESITDDVVLQSALLYQLPDLLRQHQQVFESTGGLHASALFSLQGELLAVREDVGRHNALDKLIGISLRNGWLPLHNKVLLLSGRISFELVQKAAMAGIKIVAAIGAPSSLAIQLAQEFNITLVGFLRHQRFNIYTAAHRISTV; translated from the coding sequence ATGGTGATTGATGCTAGTGCTATTGTGCCGGTTGTGAAAATTCAGGAAGGTTTGGTGGAGGCAACTGCAGAAGATGCCGTTGCAGCAGAAGAGCCTTTGGAGATAAGATTGCTTTTCGGACCTGAGAACAACCGGCAGATACAAAATGTAGCAGTTACCATGCGAACTCCAGGACATGATGCTGACTTAGCTACAGGTTTTTTGTTTACAGAAGGTATCATCAAAGCACACAGTGATGTAGCCGAAGCCGGGCACTCTTTTATAGCTTGTGCCGAAAATCGTGAGAATACCATTCAGGTAAATCTGCAAAGTCACATAATCCCAAACTTGCGCAATGCTGATCGTAATTTTTACACGACGTCAAGCTGCGGAGTATGTGGCAAATCTTCTATCAATGCTATACGCACGGTTAGTGCGTATGATGAATCTATAACTGATGATGTTGTATTGCAATCAGCGTTGCTTTACCAATTACCGGACTTGTTACGACAACACCAACAGGTATTTGAAAGTACGGGCGGACTACATGCTTCAGCACTGTTTAGCTTGCAAGGGGAGTTGCTGGCCGTTCGTGAGGATGTAGGGCGGCATAATGCCTTGGATAAACTGATAGGGATCTCTTTAAGAAACGGGTGGTTGCCGTTGCATAATAAAGTATTACTATTAAGCGGCCGCATCAGTTTTGAGCTGGTACAAAAAGCAGCTATGGCAGGTATAAAAATAGTAGCGGCCATTGGTGCACCATCCAGTTTAGCCATACAACTGGCTCAAGAATTTAACATAACGTTGGTGGGCTTTTTGCGCCATCAGCGATTTAATATTTACACAGCGGCTCACCGCATATCTACCGTATAA